A region from the Brassica napus cultivar Da-Ae chromosome C8, Da-Ae, whole genome shotgun sequence genome encodes:
- the LOC125591540 gene encoding putative F-box/kelch-repeat protein At5g03000, producing MMSVYGKAKQSTMKRNCRKKQRNYCPQQACKLSVLPDEIVMNCLAFVPRLDHGSLYLVSKLHRSLMLSPELYQARSLMGCTEHCIYLCLSIPSDPFARWFGFYPKAPVNHPSRLLQIRPHLYQPPEASSVVAHGWGIYVIGGMIGRKRSSRVFFLDCRSHTWTNLPSMGFARASAAAGVVDGKIYVFGGCKKPNWAVEVFDPKTQTWDALPPPPDDLNSSSALMHEIALIEEEKTKKIFGLNDKGDGLLYIPSQGIWKTGNSDTNELRKGWHVIDNVIYSCVTGGWILWCEASDLEESAVGMKWRQVMGLEDLRGTLCASKVVNYGWGLPSLHLDGIFPGHKLSNSGPNMLLFWDSPANRKWEIWCAEISLQRRKETGEIWGTVEWSEAVTTIDYPLHRPRHCKILYSLSFNL from the coding sequence atgatGTCAGTTTATGGGAAAGCAAAACAAAGCACGATGAAGAGGAATTGTaggaagaaacagaggaactaCTGTCCGCAGCAGGCATGTAAGTTATCTGTGTTGCCAGATGAAATCGTAATGAATTGCTTGGCCTTTGTCCCAAGATTGGACCACGGATCCTTATATCTGGTCTCCAAGCTGCACCGCTCTCTAATGCTTTCCCCGGAGTTATACCAAGCCCGATCCCTAATGGGTTGCACCGAACACTGCATCTATTTGTGTTTAAGCATCCCTTCAGACCCGTTCGCACGCTGGTTCGGCTTCTACCCAAAAGCCCCCGTAAATCATCCTAGTCGGCTGCTTCAGATCCGGCCACACTTGTATCAGCCTCCTGAAGCATCTTCCGTGGTGGCCCATGGTTGGGGTATCTATGTGATTGGTGGGATGATTGGCAGGAAGCGATCATCCAGGGTCTTTTTCCTGGATTGCCGATCTCATACGTGGACCAATCTCCCCTCCATGGGGTTCGCTCGAGCTTCTGCTGCAGCTGGCGTGGTGGACGGGAAGATATACGTTTTTGGAGGTTGCAAGAAACCAAATTGGGCAGTGGAGGTTTTTGATCCAAAGACGCAGACTTGGGATGCCTTGCCTCCTCCGCCAGATGATCTGAACTCCTCTTCGGCCTTAATGCACGAAATCGCACTGATAGAGGaggagaagacaaagaagatttTCGGTTTGAATGACAAAGGTGATGGACTGCTTTACATTCCGAGTCAAGGCATATGGAAAACAGGGAACTCGGATACCAACGAACTTAGAAAGGGTTGGCATGTGATCGACAATGTCATCTACTCTTGTGTAACCGGTGGGTGGATATTGTGGTGTGAGGCAAGTGATTTGGAGGAGTCCGCGGTTGGGATGAAGTGGAGACAAGTTATGGGCTTGGAGGATCTAAGGGGCACCCTTTGTGCCTCCAAAGTGGTCAATTATGGTTGGGGTTTGCCATCCCTACACCTTGACGGTATATTTCCCGGTCACAAACTGAGCAACTCTGGTCCCAACATGTTACTCTTCTGGGACTCTCCTGCTAATAGGAAATGGGAGATTTGGTGTGCAGAGATCTCTTTACAAAGGCGCAAAGAAACTGGCGAGATTTGGGGAACTGTTGAGTGGTCCGAAGCCGT